A DNA window from Acropora palmata chromosome 12, jaAcrPala1.3, whole genome shotgun sequence contains the following coding sequences:
- the LOC141859871 gene encoding muscle, skeletal receptor tyrosine-protein kinase-like, with the protein METFLRHCFALILLGLFMCPLETRAIQPNCSAITHDKKVGCVINNNATLCHLTGCCWNASERNETLRCYTKGGGVCMPYHGKVCSNSLNTTLHAYRTTPRFFDNKFGLLGTEKFLLMVTKVINDFVTEDEKCRYILLNMLCQYTLQPCYQDNTIIEYCKEDCQAIFTECSGSLNQVIGAVKFLVQSEGIDFTHTALPDCNRHRNADYFKDKPGKTCIQTGFFDYEALQGTSPPPKTDDDRLEIIIPFMVVGIFAIVVIIIILILWRRKQKQRDAVDNGFAVIKKGSITMRDRLRAESLKSLDSRLLRLYDPNKLRQYPLDHVSYIKDIGEGFFGKVFQGRAAGLIENQPKKEVAVAVKALKDEPSKEQKEEFFREVTLMSILSHPNIVKLLAVSTEEEPYGMVFEFMSQGDLNQYLRSALPAETSLNSKETAKVYLSQEDLVSISIQIAEGMQYLAEMKFVHRDLATRNVLVKEDLVVKIADFGMSRDVYCSQYYKMSKETLLPIRWLAPEAYLYGKFSLQSDVYAYGVVLWEIFTFGLQPYYGYTNKEVMQFIQKGIHLGKPDNCPDFVYAIMKECWLKDPEKRIKFREVIKRLQDPDHDYDVPPSTDDEESPGKPRGGMENYDVPKSPSSSNYDIPRSSAGEGPYDVPRSYENLTKADDEFQKIRDVPGDVSL; encoded by the exons ATGGAAACGTTTTTGCGTCACTGTTTTGCTCTAATTTTGTTAGGATTATTCATGTGCCCTTTGGAAACTAGAG CTATACAACCAAACTGTTCGGCGATAACTCACGACAAGAAGGTTGGCTGTGTGATAAATAACAATGCAACCCTTTGTCACCTTACGGGTTGCTGCTGGAATGCAAGTGAAAGAAACGAAACATTACGCTGTTATACAAAAGG agGAGGCGTTTGTATGCCATATCATGGAAAAGTCTGCAGCAATTCACTCAACACGACCCTTCATGCTTATCGAACCACTCCGCGTTTCTTTGACAACAAGTTTGGCTTGTTGGGCACTGAGAAGTTTCTACTTATGGTCACAAAGGTGATTAACGATTTTGTAACAGAGGATGAGAAGTGCCGATACATTTTGCTTAATATGCTTTGTCAGTACACGCTTCAACCATGTTACCAAGATAACACTATCATCGAATATTGCAAAGAAGACTGTCAGGCGATATTTACAGAGTGCAGTGGATCGCTCAACCAAGTTATCGGTGCTGTTAAATTTCTGGTACAGAGTGAAGGCATTGATTTTACACATACTGCGCTCCCTGACTGCAACAGGCATCGAAATGCcgattattttaaagataaaccCGGCAAGACTTGTATCCAAACAGGATTCTTTG ATTACGAAGCACTGCAAGGCACCAGTCCTCCCCCTAAGACCGACGACGACAGACTGGAGATCATAATTCCATTTATGGTAGTAGGGATATTTGCCATTGtagttatcatcattattctTATACTTTGgcgaagaaaacaaaagcagagAGATGCCGTCGATAACGGTTTTGCTGTTATAAAGAAAGGCTCCATCACTATGCGGGACAGGCTGCGGGCAGAATCCCTCAAAAGTCTGGATTCACGTCTGCTAAGACTTTATGACCCTAATAAATTGAGGCAATATCCTTTGGATCACGTGTCGTATATAAAGGATATAGGAGAGGGTTTCTTTGGCAAAGTGTTCCAAG GTCGCGCAGCTGGTCTTATCGAAAATCAGCCTAAAAAGGAGGTCGCTGTAGCTGTAAAGGCGCTGAAAGATGAACCatcaaaagaacaaaaggaaGAATTCTTCAGAGAAGTGACGTTGATGTCCATCTTATCTCATCCAAATATTGTGAAACTGTTAGCCGTGTCCACCGAAGAAGAACCGTATGGAATGGTGTTTGAGTTCATGAGTCAAGGTGATTTGAATCAGTACCTGAGGAGTGCGTTACCAGCTGAAACATCGCTGAATTCTAAAGAAACAGCCAAAG TTTATCTCTCGCAAGAGGACCTTGTATCCATCTCGATCCAGATCGCCGAGGGTATGCAGTATCTTGCCGAGATGAAATTTGTGCATAGAGACCTGGCGACGAGGAATGTCTTGGTCAAAGAAGACCTGGTTGTGAAGATTGCGGACTTCGGCATGTCACGTGATGTATACTGTTCCCAATACTATAAG atgaGTAAGGAGACTTTGCTTCCCATTCGCTGGCTCGCTCCTGAGGCCTATTTGTACGGCAAATTTAGCCTCCAGTCCGACGTATATGCTTATGGTGTGGTACTTTGGGAGATTTTTACATTCGGTCTCCAGCCGTACTATGGTTACACCAACAAAGAAGTAATGCAGTTCATACAAAAG GGTATTCACTTAGGAAAACCAGATAATTGTCCTGACTTCGTGTATGCCATCATGAAAGAGTGCTGGTTAAAAGATCCCGAAAAACGCATTAAATTTAGAGAAGTGATCAAACGATTACAAGATCCTGACCACGATTATGACGTCCCTCCATCAACGGACGATGAAGAAAGTCCCGGCAAACCAAGAGGAG GCATGGAAAACTACGACGTTCCCAAAAGCCCTTCATCAAGCAATTACGACATACCCCGTTCGTCAGCTGGCGAAGGTCCATACGATGTTCCCCGATCATACGAAAATCTCACGAAGGCCGACGACGAATTTCAGAAAATTCGAGACGTTCCTGGGGACGTTTCACTATAA
- the LOC141860972 gene encoding tyrosine-protein kinase transmembrane receptor Ror-like isoform X1, whose product MKSKYIILVLICGVSLQGFSSALQNNCSDTTAKLVSCGPPSSSPDQCLGWGCCWNSSSATNATRCYGIANNQTITTSSTKPTSVAMTTNKVKTTTHSFVSSTPSSSGTCQMYKGEICRPWLNVTMQEYSSSPRFIDDNYGLNGTDKIIFEFMKAIDRIEEKQKRCKRLLKVILCLYVLPPCNENNEREHYCREDCEAFFKDCTYAVREMLGVAKYILKEAGIEFTHIGVPDCSKLWFTEKYRSLNQTCLHWGLVVFTPSSTERSPSLPQQQSKANVIAGSVAVALFLLLFIVVTYCINNRRKQRKKHKINKGFAGVNFTAVSMRDRIRAESMRALDESNVLNLFNPDDITQLPLSTIEYVRDLGSGNFGLVFLGRAYGLVPGKEEVELLVAVKTLKEGSSTEVKEDFFKEVALMSLLHHENIVELLAVSTEEEPYGMIFEFMELGDLNQYLRKAGPFFEGEEKDKVTLTKDNLLSIALQCASGMEHLQALRFVHRDVATRNCLVRTGMVVKISDFGMSRDIYASDYYKVEGQALLPIRWMPPEALFLGKFTVESDVYSFGVLLWEIYALAMQPYYGYNNEEVVEFIKKGVNLGQPDDCPDHVYQVMRNCWHKDVSQRPTFPLIIAQLKQEAVSYDDPFDNVPESPVHDKQPLYLDIGVSHEVLGSKCRRDDSPPDGNQSPLKISQPVSGADKSDVHASPSYMNINYNNGFRSDNEDVLLSSDLN is encoded by the exons ATGAAGTCGAAATACATCATCTTGGTTTTGATTTGCGGTGTCTCACTCCAGGGTTTTTCTTCGG CATTACAAAACAATTGTTCAGATACAACAGCGAAACTGGTATCCTGTGGCCCACCAAGTTCGTCTCCCGATCAGTGCCTCGGTTGGGGATGCTGTTGGAATTCGTCCTCGGCTACAAACGCAACTCGATGCTATGGAATCGCTAATAATCAGACAATTACTACTAGTTCTACCAAGCCAACCAGCGTAGCCATGACAACAAATAAAGTGAAGACCACAACTCACTCTTTCGTGAGCTCCACACCCAG ttcCTCCGGCACATGTCAAATGTACAAAGGCGAGATTTGCCGTCCATGGTTAAATGTGACCATGCAGGAATACAGCTCTTCACCAAGGTTTATTGATGACAATTATGGCTTGAATGGAACGGACAAAATTATCTTTGAATTCATGAAGGCCATAGACAGAAtagaggaaaaacaaaagagatgTAAGCGGCTGTTGAAAGTCATACTTTGTTTGTACGTCTTACCACCGTGCAACGAGAATAACGAGCGGGAACATTACTGCCGCGAGGACTGTGAAGCGTTTTTCAAAGATTGTACTTATGCTGTGAGGGAAATGCTAGGTGTAGCAAAATATATTCTGAAGGAAGCAGGAATAGAATTCACTCATATTGGAGTTCCAGACTGCTCTAAGCTCTGGTTTACTGAAAAGTACAGGTCTCTGAATCAGACCTGCCTTCACTGGGGACTCGTTG TATTTACGCCATCATCCACAGAGCGCAGCCCCAGTCTTCCACAGCAACAATCAAAGGCAAACGTCATCGCCGGATCGGTTGCAGTGGCCTTATTTCTCCTTCTCTTTATTGTCGTTACATACTGCATTAACAACAGacgcaaacaaagaaaaaaacacaaaatcaacaaaggaTTTGCAGGTGTCAATTTTACAGCGGTGTCCATGAGGGACAGAATCAGGGCCGAGTCCATGCGAGCGCTTGACGAAAGcaatgttttgaatttgtttaatCCTGATGACATCACACAACTTCCGCTCAGCACCATTGAATACGTCAGGGATCTAGGATCCGGGAACTTTGGTTTGGTCTTCCTCG GACGGGCGTATGGACTGGTACCAGGTAAAGAAGAGGTGGAGTTGTTAGTTGCTGTAAAAACTCTGAAAGAAGGTAGCTCCACTGAAGTCAAAGAAGACTTCTTCAAAGAAGTTGCTCTGATGTCTTTACTTCATCACGAGAATATTGTGGAACTGTTAGCTGTGTCCACAGAGGAGGAGCCTTATGGAATGATATTCGAATTTATGGAGTTAGGAGATCTAAATCAGTACCTCAGAAAAGCAGGACCCTTCTTTGAAGGAGAAGAGAAAGATAAAG TCACTCTAACAAAGGATAACCTACTATCAATCGCATTACAATGTGCCAGTGGCATGGAGCATCTGCAAGCCCTAAGATTTGTTCACAGAGACGTTGCTACACGAAATTGTCTTGTTCGTACAGGAATGGTTGTCAAGATCTCCGATTTTGGAATGTCAAGGGATATTTACGCTTCTGACTATTACAAA GTAGAAGGACAAGCCCTCCTCCCCATAAGATGGATGCCCCCTGAGGCTTTGTTCCTGGGAAAATTTACTGTGGAATCTGATGTTTACTCTTTCGGTGTCCTGCTCTGGGAAATTTACGCTTTAGCAATGCAACCTTACTACGGCTATAACAACGAAGAAGTAGTTGAATTCATCAAAaag GGCGTCAACCTCGGGCAGCCGGATGACTGCCCAGATCACGTGTACCAAGTGATGAGAAACTGTTGGCACAAAGACGTTTCCCAGAGGCCAACCTTTCCCTTGATAATTGCTCAGCTCAAACAGGAAGCCGTGTCCTACGATGATCCATTTGATAATGTACCAGAATCCCCAGTCCACGACAAACAACCACTCTACCTGGACATTGGCGTTTCACACGAAGTGCTGGGAAGTAAGTGCAGAAGAG aCGATTCACCACCAGATGGAAACCAATCTCCGCTGAAGATTTCTCAGCCAGTCTCAGGCGCTGATAAGAGCGATGTCCATGCGAGTCCTTCCTACATGAATATCAATTACAATAATGGTTTCCGTAGCGATAACGAAGACGTGTTGCTGTCCTCTGATTTGAACTGA
- the LOC141860972 gene encoding tyrosine-protein kinase transmembrane receptor Ror-like isoform X2: MKSKYIILVLICGVSLQGFSSALQNNCSDTTAKLVSCGPPSSSPDQCLGWGCCWNSSSATNATRCYGIANNQTITTSSTKPTSVAMTTNKVKTTTHSFVSSTPSSSGTCQMYKGEICRPWLNVTMQEYSSSPRFIDDNYGLNGTDKIIFEFMKAIDRIEEKQKRCKRLLKVILCLYVLPPCNENNEREHYCREDCEAFFKDCTYAVREMLGVAKYILKEAGIEFTHIGVPDCSKLWFTEKYRSLNQTCLHWGLVVFTPSSTERSPSLPQQQSKANVIAGSVAVALFLLLFIVVTYCINNRRKQRKKHKINKGFAGVNFTAVSMRDRIRAESMRALDESNVLNLFNPDDITQLPLSTIEYVRDLGSGNFGLVFLGRAYGLVPGKEEVELLVAVKTLKEGSSTEVKEDFFKEVALMSLLHHENIVELLAVSTEEEPYGMIFEFMELGDLNQYLRKAGPFFEGEEKDKVTLTKDNLLSIALQCASGMEHLQALRFVHRDVATRNCLVRTGMVVKISDFGMSRDIYASDYYKVEGQALLPIRWMPPEALFLGKFTVESDVYSFGVLLWEIYALAMQPYYGYNNEEVVEFIKKGVNLGQPDDCPDHVYQVMRNCWHKDVSQRPTFPLIIAQLKQEAVSYDDPFDNVPESPVHDKQPLYLDIGVSHEVLGNDSPPDGNQSPLKISQPVSGADKSDVHASPSYMNINYNNGFRSDNEDVLLSSDLN; the protein is encoded by the exons ATGAAGTCGAAATACATCATCTTGGTTTTGATTTGCGGTGTCTCACTCCAGGGTTTTTCTTCGG CATTACAAAACAATTGTTCAGATACAACAGCGAAACTGGTATCCTGTGGCCCACCAAGTTCGTCTCCCGATCAGTGCCTCGGTTGGGGATGCTGTTGGAATTCGTCCTCGGCTACAAACGCAACTCGATGCTATGGAATCGCTAATAATCAGACAATTACTACTAGTTCTACCAAGCCAACCAGCGTAGCCATGACAACAAATAAAGTGAAGACCACAACTCACTCTTTCGTGAGCTCCACACCCAG ttcCTCCGGCACATGTCAAATGTACAAAGGCGAGATTTGCCGTCCATGGTTAAATGTGACCATGCAGGAATACAGCTCTTCACCAAGGTTTATTGATGACAATTATGGCTTGAATGGAACGGACAAAATTATCTTTGAATTCATGAAGGCCATAGACAGAAtagaggaaaaacaaaagagatgTAAGCGGCTGTTGAAAGTCATACTTTGTTTGTACGTCTTACCACCGTGCAACGAGAATAACGAGCGGGAACATTACTGCCGCGAGGACTGTGAAGCGTTTTTCAAAGATTGTACTTATGCTGTGAGGGAAATGCTAGGTGTAGCAAAATATATTCTGAAGGAAGCAGGAATAGAATTCACTCATATTGGAGTTCCAGACTGCTCTAAGCTCTGGTTTACTGAAAAGTACAGGTCTCTGAATCAGACCTGCCTTCACTGGGGACTCGTTG TATTTACGCCATCATCCACAGAGCGCAGCCCCAGTCTTCCACAGCAACAATCAAAGGCAAACGTCATCGCCGGATCGGTTGCAGTGGCCTTATTTCTCCTTCTCTTTATTGTCGTTACATACTGCATTAACAACAGacgcaaacaaagaaaaaaacacaaaatcaacaaaggaTTTGCAGGTGTCAATTTTACAGCGGTGTCCATGAGGGACAGAATCAGGGCCGAGTCCATGCGAGCGCTTGACGAAAGcaatgttttgaatttgtttaatCCTGATGACATCACACAACTTCCGCTCAGCACCATTGAATACGTCAGGGATCTAGGATCCGGGAACTTTGGTTTGGTCTTCCTCG GACGGGCGTATGGACTGGTACCAGGTAAAGAAGAGGTGGAGTTGTTAGTTGCTGTAAAAACTCTGAAAGAAGGTAGCTCCACTGAAGTCAAAGAAGACTTCTTCAAAGAAGTTGCTCTGATGTCTTTACTTCATCACGAGAATATTGTGGAACTGTTAGCTGTGTCCACAGAGGAGGAGCCTTATGGAATGATATTCGAATTTATGGAGTTAGGAGATCTAAATCAGTACCTCAGAAAAGCAGGACCCTTCTTTGAAGGAGAAGAGAAAGATAAAG TCACTCTAACAAAGGATAACCTACTATCAATCGCATTACAATGTGCCAGTGGCATGGAGCATCTGCAAGCCCTAAGATTTGTTCACAGAGACGTTGCTACACGAAATTGTCTTGTTCGTACAGGAATGGTTGTCAAGATCTCCGATTTTGGAATGTCAAGGGATATTTACGCTTCTGACTATTACAAA GTAGAAGGACAAGCCCTCCTCCCCATAAGATGGATGCCCCCTGAGGCTTTGTTCCTGGGAAAATTTACTGTGGAATCTGATGTTTACTCTTTCGGTGTCCTGCTCTGGGAAATTTACGCTTTAGCAATGCAACCTTACTACGGCTATAACAACGAAGAAGTAGTTGAATTCATCAAAaag GGCGTCAACCTCGGGCAGCCGGATGACTGCCCAGATCACGTGTACCAAGTGATGAGAAACTGTTGGCACAAAGACGTTTCCCAGAGGCCAACCTTTCCCTTGATAATTGCTCAGCTCAAACAGGAAGCCGTGTCCTACGATGATCCATTTGATAATGTACCAGAATCCCCAGTCCACGACAAACAACCACTCTACCTGGACATTGGCGTTTCACACGAAGTGCTGGGAA aCGATTCACCACCAGATGGAAACCAATCTCCGCTGAAGATTTCTCAGCCAGTCTCAGGCGCTGATAAGAGCGATGTCCATGCGAGTCCTTCCTACATGAATATCAATTACAATAATGGTTTCCGTAGCGATAACGAAGACGTGTTGCTGTCCTCTGATTTGAACTGA